Proteins encoded together in one Flavobacteriales bacterium window:
- a CDS encoding alpha/beta fold hydrolase: MNILLLHGALGTKRQLAFLADGLDHVHCRSLTFTGHGEKEAPPDGLSFDHFLHDIDGALEKVNGAVHLFGYSMGGYAALLWAARYPGRVASVTTLGTKLVWTAEGLQKELKKLDPAAMEEKVPEFAMGLAASHGPERWKDLVKRTADLMTGLAAQPLLTNEVLAAIECPVLLIVGDRDTTAGPEDTLLTARKLMDAGVMVLPRTRHPFEEVDLDLLITQLSRFWEGTDGV, encoded by the coding sequence ATGAACATCCTGCTGCTCCACGGCGCGCTCGGTACGAAGCGCCAGCTCGCCTTCCTGGCCGACGGCCTCGATCATGTCCACTGCCGCAGCCTCACCTTCACCGGCCACGGGGAGAAGGAGGCCCCGCCCGACGGGTTGTCCTTCGACCATTTCCTGCACGACATCGACGGGGCCTTGGAGAAGGTGAACGGTGCGGTGCACCTGTTCGGCTACAGCATGGGCGGGTATGCCGCCTTGCTCTGGGCCGCCCGGTATCCGGGTCGCGTCGCCTCGGTGACCACCCTGGGCACCAAGCTTGTGTGGACCGCCGAGGGTCTACAGAAGGAACTCAAGAAGCTCGACCCGGCGGCGATGGAGGAGAAGGTGCCGGAGTTCGCAATGGGCCTCGCCGCTTCGCACGGTCCCGAACGCTGGAAGGACCTGGTGAAGCGCACCGCCGACCTCATGACCGGCCTGGCCGCGCAGCCCCTGCTCACCAACGAGGTGCTGGCCGCCATCGAATGCCCCGTGCTGCTGATCGTGGGCGACCGCGACACCACCGCAGGCCCTGAGGACACCCTGCTCACCGCCCGCAAGCTGATGGATGCCGGGGTGATGGTGCTGCCCCGGACACGCCACCCCTTCGAGGAGGTGGACCTCGACCTGCTGATCACGCAGCTGTCGCGGTTCTGGGAGGGGACCGATGGGGTGTGA
- the sucC gene encoding ADP-forming succinate--CoA ligase subunit beta, which yields MNLHEYQGKQILQQYGVTVQRGIVAYNADEAVEAAKRLSQETGTKFWVVKAQIHAGGRGKGGGVKLAKSTDEVREKAGAIIGMMLKTPQTPPQGKKVHKVLIAEDMYGPGPSPIKEFYMSVLLDRASGRNIIMYSTEGGMDIEEVAEHTPDKIFKESVDPRVGLRPFQCNKIATNLGLTGTAKKEMVKFVAALYKAYEGCDAAMFEINPVLKMSDDRIAAVDAKVRLDGNGLYRHPEYADMRDKTEEDPIEVEAGEAGLNYVRLDGNVGCMVNGAGLAMATMDIIKLSGGEPANFLDVGGTADAARVEKAFRIILKDERVKAILVNIFGGIVRCDRVAQGVVDAYKNIGDIKVPIIVRLQGTNAEEAKKLIDASGLKVLSAVALQEAADRVKEVLA from the coding sequence ATGAACCTCCACGAGTACCAAGGCAAGCAGATCCTCCAGCAATACGGCGTCACCGTCCAGCGCGGCATCGTGGCCTACAATGCCGACGAGGCGGTGGAGGCGGCCAAGCGCCTGAGCCAGGAGACCGGTACCAAGTTCTGGGTGGTGAAGGCCCAGATCCACGCGGGCGGCCGCGGCAAGGGCGGTGGCGTGAAGCTGGCCAAGAGCACCGATGAGGTGCGCGAGAAGGCCGGTGCCATCATCGGCATGATGCTGAAGACGCCCCAGACGCCCCCCCAGGGCAAGAAGGTGCACAAGGTGCTGATCGCCGAGGACATGTACGGCCCCGGCCCCAGCCCCATCAAGGAGTTCTACATGAGCGTGCTGCTCGACCGCGCCAGCGGCCGCAACATCATCATGTACAGCACCGAGGGCGGCATGGACATCGAGGAGGTGGCCGAGCACACCCCCGACAAGATCTTCAAGGAGAGCGTGGATCCCCGCGTGGGCCTGCGCCCCTTCCAGTGCAACAAGATCGCCACCAACCTGGGCCTCACCGGCACGGCGAAGAAGGAGATGGTGAAGTTCGTGGCCGCGCTGTACAAGGCCTACGAAGGCTGCGACGCCGCCATGTTCGAGATCAACCCGGTGCTGAAGATGAGCGATGACCGCATCGCTGCGGTGGACGCCAAGGTGCGCCTGGACGGCAACGGACTCTACCGCCACCCGGAGTACGCCGACATGCGCGACAAGACCGAGGAGGACCCCATCGAGGTGGAGGCCGGTGAGGCCGGGCTCAACTATGTGCGTCTTGACGGCAACGTGGGCTGCATGGTGAACGGCGCCGGCCTGGCCATGGCCACCATGGACATCATCAAGCTCAGCGGTGGCGAGCCCGCCAACTTCCTCGACGTGGGCGGCACCGCCGACGCGGCGCGTGTGGAAAAGGCCTTCCGGATCATCCTGAAGGACGAGCGGGTGAAGGCGATCCTGGTGAACATCTTCGGCGGCATCGTGCGCTGCGACCGCGTGGCGCAGGGCGTGGTGGACGCCTACAAGAACATCGGCGACATCAAGGTGCCGATCATCGTGCGCCTGCAGGGCACCAACGCCGAGGAGGCCAAGAAGCTGATCGACGCCAGCGGCCTGAAGGTGCTCAGCGCCGTAGCGCTCCAGGAGGCCGCCGACCGTGTGAAGGAGGTGCTGGCCTGA
- a CDS encoding ABC transporter ATP-binding protein, whose protein sequence is MIDARAIRKRFGPLEVLKGVDLHVARGEVVSIVGASGAGKTTLLQILGTLERSDSGTLMIGGEEVTKLGSRALSAFRNRHIGFVFQFHHLLPEFTALENVLMPGLIAGRSIGECEPRAKELLDRLNLGARAQHKPSQLSGGEQQRVAVARALFNKPSVVLADEPSGNLDSAHARELHQLFFELRRELGQTFVIVTHNEELANMADRKLTMRDGVI, encoded by the coding sequence ATGATCGACGCCCGCGCCATCCGCAAACGCTTCGGTCCCCTGGAGGTGCTGAAGGGGGTGGACCTGCACGTGGCCCGGGGCGAAGTGGTGAGCATCGTGGGGGCCAGCGGGGCTGGCAAGACCACGCTGCTGCAGATCCTCGGCACGCTGGAACGGTCGGACAGCGGCACGCTGATGATCGGTGGCGAGGAGGTGACCAAACTGGGCAGCAGGGCCCTCAGCGCGTTCCGCAACCGGCACATCGGCTTCGTGTTCCAGTTCCACCACCTGCTGCCCGAGTTCACAGCACTGGAGAACGTGCTGATGCCGGGGCTGATCGCCGGGCGCAGCATCGGCGAGTGTGAGCCGCGCGCCAAGGAGCTGCTGGACCGGCTGAACCTCGGGGCCCGCGCCCAGCACAAGCCCTCGCAGCTCAGCGGCGGCGAGCAGCAGCGCGTGGCGGTGGCCCGGGCGCTGTTCAACAAGCCCAGCGTGGTGCTGGCCGACGAGCCCAGCGGCAACCTCGACAGCGCCCACGCCCGCGAGCTGCACCAGCTCTTCTTCGAGTTGCGCCGGGAGCTCGGGCAGACCTTCGTGATCGTGACCCACAACGAGGAGCTGGCGAACATGGCCGACCGCAAGCTGACCATGCGGGACGGGGTCATCTGA
- a CDS encoding DUF4412 domain-containing protein: MRSLLFCATLTVAHCSAAQVPSGLPGSFPLGEGVTLVDDNDPFTPNRFIGSFRMETRLYRGQEEQRSSPTTLRYWSSPDHVLTEALTAGNPPMRMLVDLKGKWQYMLIPEGQGARMAMKMRKKKVVMADAGRTDPPSVEVTSETREIGGHRCVKVVSRSADGVWTGWVARDLPTPFADLQRVVGTGDPQLTQRMADIQGFPLEFEWVDANGNDRMVCTVRDVVVGTVDAGVFSLEGYQVMELPGMGR; encoded by the coding sequence ATGCGCTCGCTCCTGTTCTGCGCCACACTGACCGTGGCGCACTGCTCCGCCGCCCAGGTCCCGTCCGGCCTTCCGGGTTCCTTCCCCCTCGGTGAAGGCGTCACCCTGGTGGACGACAACGACCCGTTCACCCCCAACCGCTTCATCGGCTCGTTCCGGATGGAGACGCGGCTGTATCGCGGCCAGGAGGAGCAGCGCAGCAGCCCCACCACCCTGCGCTATTGGAGCAGCCCCGATCATGTGCTCACCGAGGCGCTCACGGCCGGCAACCCGCCCATGCGCATGCTGGTGGACCTGAAAGGCAAGTGGCAGTACATGCTGATTCCCGAAGGCCAGGGCGCCCGCATGGCGATGAAGATGCGCAAGAAGAAGGTGGTGATGGCCGATGCCGGACGCACGGATCCACCCAGCGTGGAGGTGACCAGCGAGACCCGGGAGATCGGAGGACATCGCTGCGTGAAGGTGGTGTCTCGCTCAGCGGACGGGGTGTGGACCGGCTGGGTGGCCCGCGACCTGCCGACGCCCTTCGCCGATCTGCAGCGCGTGGTGGGCACGGGCGACCCGCAACTCACCCAGCGCATGGCCGACATCCAGGGCTTCCCGCTGGAGTTCGAGTGGGTGGACGCGAACGGCAACGACCGCATGGTCTGCACAGTTCGCGACGTGGTCGTCGGCACCGTGGATGCGGGTGTGTTCAGCCTGGAGGGCTATCAGGTGATGGAACTGCCTGGCATGGGCCGATGA
- a CDS encoding YdeI/OmpD-associated family protein, producing MKRTTKLDGLERVEVTSRAEWRAWLRKNHKRTEGIWLITYKKHVADKYLSFEDKVQEALCFGWIDSVPRKLDADRTMHYLSPRRPDSVWSAINKAHVERLIAQKRMTAAGLAKVEAAKANGSWHTLTSVDRMEIPADLAQALARSKTAQKHFHAFPPSAKKIILHWVTSAKTEETRKKRIAATVEMAGQGRRSYPPTRA from the coding sequence ATGAAGCGGACCACCAAGCTTGACGGGCTCGAACGTGTGGAGGTGACCAGCCGCGCGGAGTGGCGCGCCTGGCTGCGCAAGAACCACAAACGCACCGAGGGCATCTGGCTCATCACCTACAAGAAGCACGTCGCTGACAAATACCTGAGCTTCGAGGACAAGGTGCAGGAGGCGCTCTGCTTCGGTTGGATCGACAGCGTACCGCGCAAGCTGGACGCCGACCGCACCATGCACTACCTGAGCCCACGCAGGCCGGACAGCGTATGGAGCGCCATCAACAAGGCGCACGTGGAGCGGCTGATCGCCCAAAAGCGCATGACCGCTGCCGGCCTTGCGAAGGTGGAAGCGGCCAAGGCCAATGGCTCATGGCATACGCTCACCAGCGTGGACCGGATGGAAATACCGGCCGACCTGGCCCAGGCCCTTGCCCGAAGCAAGACGGCACAGAAACACTTCCATGCCTTTCCGCCTAGCGCCAAGAAGATCATCCTGCATTGGGTGACGAGCGCAAAGACCGAGGAGACCAGGAAAAAGCGGATCGCGGCGACGGTGGAGATGGCTGGGCAGGGAAGACGGTCATACCCTCCGACCCGGGCGTGA
- a CDS encoding TIGR02757 family protein translates to MLEGAYRRYATPAFVEHDPLQVPRSFATRSDAEVIGFLTATIAWGQRRTIIANAWRLVRLMEGEPGAFVDSASARELAQLAPFVHRTFNGTDLRQFVLGVRHLRRTYGGMEGSFLLDGAVGDMGSAIARFKARFFEPSHPDRTRKHVADPSRGSNAKRINMFLRWMVRTPAEGVDLGLWTRIRPADLMVPLDVHTGRVARELGLLTRAQDDWKSVVELTEKLRQLDPEDPVKYDLALFGLGVNRALSAR, encoded by the coding sequence CTGCTGGAGGGGGCGTACCGTCGCTACGCCACGCCGGCCTTTGTGGAGCACGACCCGCTGCAGGTGCCGCGATCGTTCGCCACGCGGAGCGATGCGGAGGTCATCGGCTTCCTGACGGCCACGATCGCCTGGGGGCAGCGACGCACCATCATCGCGAACGCGTGGCGGTTGGTCCGGCTGATGGAGGGGGAGCCCGGCGCCTTCGTGGATTCGGCCTCCGCCCGCGAGCTGGCGCAACTGGCTCCCTTCGTGCACCGCACCTTCAACGGAACGGACCTGCGGCAGTTCGTGCTCGGCGTGCGGCACCTCCGCCGCACATACGGAGGTATGGAGGGATCCTTCCTGCTGGACGGGGCGGTCGGCGACATGGGATCGGCCATCGCGCGGTTCAAGGCGCGCTTCTTTGAACCAAGCCATCCGGACCGTACCCGCAAGCATGTAGCGGATCCCTCGCGCGGAAGCAACGCCAAGCGCATCAACATGTTCCTGCGGTGGATGGTGCGCACGCCCGCCGAGGGGGTGGACCTCGGTCTGTGGACCCGGATCCGACCAGCGGACCTGATGGTCCCGCTGGACGTGCACACCGGCCGGGTGGCGCGCGAGCTGGGGCTGCTCACCCGCGCCCAGGACGACTGGAAAAGCGTGGTCGAGCTCACGGAGAAGCTCCGTCAGCTCGACCCGGAAGACCCTGTGAAGTACGACCTGGCCCTGTTCGGGCTCGGCGTCAACCGGGCGCTCAGCGCTCGATGA
- a CDS encoding VCBS repeat-containing protein translates to MNASRFLLLVSSTVCLPAFAQFGGGHEFTVEGPQSLELVDLTNDGARDLLIGSRNGLVVHVNLGQSFGPAQSWNTTDVVGHATDVDGDGWIDIVGCDEQGNTITWYRNVGTFGLGPAEVVGNGPTALAIASGDLDGDGDTDLLITTTTGQLRWMENTNGLGQFNLGGIVAGPVSAERAEAFDRDADGDLDVVWNDPLTHELRWCENMGGASFASPAVLGAVGIGAPRDLDNDGIVDLVMASAPDQQLQWQRGLPNGFAPPQVLSAASSVSDRVLVQDLDLDGDLDVAVASNTLDELAWYEHLDGQGTFGPRQVIATGLVDPHLLVAGDVDGDGDAELFTASVTQYRVVYFDNLAIAGNSIVGRVFNDVNADGIFNGNDHGLYNIRVEATDVPATFTNHSGMYSFNVIPGPYAVWLPPVAGWTNTTPDLYNVTVTAQNNTALERDFGLHADQDVVALGPVLTPGDIRCNEVVPYWITVSNTGTVTADVTAALHLDPLSTFAGAIPAPDVVLNGVPQWTFVNVPATHTRQIQVLVVMPDENHVGEQLDDSLAVVALVNGVAHPSSATVDSEVGCAVDPNDKQVLPRGTGPEHLTDMGSTLVYTIRFQNTGNIPAGQVVLVDTLDQDLDLSSLRILGSSHVHSVSLSDDGLLVVTYPDIQLPDSASDPIGSQGFFTFSLEHHAGLAEGATVHNTAAIYFDQNAPIITNTVLNTLTFGTVGVDEVAGGTAPAIIVVPNPVSSTATILLDEAFQGRVELVLVDASGREVRRLQRRSTTVVLDRSGLGGGLYVLHARDEAGHAATATVLIER, encoded by the coding sequence ATGAACGCCTCCCGGTTCCTCCTTCTCGTGTCCAGCACCGTATGTCTGCCTGCCTTCGCGCAGTTCGGCGGCGGCCATGAGTTCACGGTGGAAGGTCCGCAGAGCCTTGAGCTCGTGGACCTCACCAACGACGGTGCGCGTGACCTGCTGATCGGCAGCCGCAACGGCCTCGTGGTGCATGTGAACCTGGGGCAGTCCTTCGGCCCGGCGCAGAGCTGGAACACCACCGATGTGGTGGGCCACGCCACTGATGTGGACGGCGACGGGTGGATCGACATCGTGGGCTGCGATGAACAAGGCAACACCATCACCTGGTACCGCAACGTGGGCACCTTCGGGCTGGGCCCCGCAGAGGTGGTGGGCAATGGCCCCACTGCGCTGGCCATCGCTTCCGGCGACCTCGATGGCGATGGTGATACCGACCTGCTGATCACCACCACCACCGGCCAGCTGCGCTGGATGGAGAACACCAACGGGCTGGGCCAGTTCAACCTGGGCGGCATCGTGGCCGGCCCTGTCTCCGCCGAGCGTGCCGAGGCCTTCGATCGCGATGCGGACGGCGACCTGGACGTGGTGTGGAACGACCCGCTGACCCATGAGCTGCGCTGGTGCGAGAACATGGGCGGCGCCTCCTTCGCCTCGCCCGCCGTGCTCGGCGCCGTGGGTATCGGAGCCCCGCGCGACCTGGACAACGACGGCATCGTGGACCTGGTGATGGCCAGCGCCCCCGATCAACAGCTGCAGTGGCAGCGCGGCCTCCCCAACGGCTTCGCACCGCCCCAGGTCCTTAGCGCCGCCTCGTCGGTGAGCGACCGTGTGCTGGTGCAGGACCTCGACCTCGACGGCGACCTCGACGTGGCCGTGGCCTCCAACACCCTCGACGAGCTGGCCTGGTACGAGCACCTCGATGGCCAGGGCACCTTCGGGCCGCGCCAGGTGATCGCCACCGGCCTCGTGGACCCGCACCTGCTGGTGGCCGGTGATGTGGACGGCGATGGCGATGCCGAGCTGTTCACCGCCTCGGTGACCCAGTACCGCGTGGTGTACTTCGACAACCTGGCCATCGCGGGCAACAGCATCGTGGGCCGTGTGTTCAACGACGTGAACGCCGACGGCATCTTCAACGGCAACGATCACGGGCTGTACAACATCCGCGTGGAGGCCACCGATGTGCCGGCCACCTTCACCAACCACAGCGGCATGTACAGCTTCAATGTGATCCCCGGCCCCTACGCCGTGTGGCTGCCGCCGGTCGCGGGCTGGACCAACACCACACCCGACCTTTACAATGTGACGGTGACCGCCCAGAACAACACGGCGTTGGAGCGTGATTTCGGTCTGCACGCCGATCAGGACGTGGTGGCCCTGGGCCCTGTGCTGACGCCTGGCGACATCCGCTGCAATGAGGTGGTGCCGTACTGGATCACGGTGTCGAACACCGGCACGGTGACCGCCGATGTCACGGCCGCCCTGCACCTCGACCCGCTGAGCACCTTCGCCGGGGCCATCCCTGCGCCCGATGTCGTGCTGAACGGTGTGCCGCAGTGGACCTTCGTCAACGTGCCCGCCACACACACGCGCCAGATCCAAGTACTGGTGGTGATGCCGGATGAGAACCACGTGGGCGAGCAGCTCGATGATTCCCTCGCCGTAGTGGCCCTGGTGAACGGTGTGGCCCATCCGTCCTCGGCCACGGTGGACAGTGAGGTGGGATGCGCGGTGGATCCCAACGACAAGCAGGTGCTGCCGCGCGGCACTGGTCCGGAGCACCTCACCGACATGGGCAGCACGCTGGTGTACACCATCCGCTTCCAGAACACCGGCAACATCCCGGCCGGGCAGGTGGTGCTGGTGGACACCCTCGATCAGGACCTCGATCTCTCCTCGTTGCGCATCCTGGGCTCCAGCCATGTGCACTCCGTGTCGCTGAGCGATGACGGCCTCCTCGTGGTGACCTACCCCGACATCCAGTTGCCGGACAGCGCGAGCGACCCCATCGGCAGCCAGGGCTTCTTCACCTTCAGCCTGGAGCACCATGCCGGACTGGCCGAAGGCGCCACCGTGCACAACACCGCCGCCATCTACTTCGACCAGAACGCGCCCATCATCACCAACACGGTGCTGAACACGCTCACCTTCGGTACGGTGGGGGTGGATGAGGTCGCCGGTGGAACGGCCCCCGCCATCATCGTGGTGCCCAACCCGGTGAGCAGCACGGCCACCATCCTGCTCGATGAGGCCTTCCAGGGCCGTGTGGAGCTGGTGCTCGTGGATGCCTCGGGCCGCGAGGTGCGCCGCCTGCAGCGCCGGTCGACGACCGTGGTGCTGGACCGCAGCGGACTGGGCGGCGGCTTGTACGTGCTGCACGCCCGCGACGAGGCTGGCCACGCCGCCACGGCCACCGTCCTCATCGAGCGCTGA
- a CDS encoding BatA and WFA domain-containing protein yields MTFLNPSFLWALTALAIPVLIHLFQLRRFKRIDFTHVRLLEEVTRRTRSMRKVRHWAVLTARCAALSALVLAFAQPVLRGTGEGAVAGRQALSLFVDDSYSMDGQNAGGRLLDQARKAAGELIGAQSATDRFQVLTNSYEARQQVLVGRDDALEAVSRVETGPFARPLSQVLARQREALVRSDERGRRRILLTDLQRHAVDLDAWTNDTLMPVLIVPFQPGEAADLSIDSAWFEGPVRRAGRPEALHVRITNHGTADLTDIPVRLAVDGSVRSLGTFAVRATSAVDTVLRFTQLGAGPHWGELAIQDPPIVFDDVLPIAYAVVDRIRVLLIGGALPDGDKALQAVFRSDSSYVVTAVDLRAVEPAQVEEADLVVVNGTAVPGGLAQQLRERVAAGASVALFPPKEPPVADHNALLAALGAGQFGARDTASLVVDRIDLDLPFYREVFTHLPSNVDLPAVRLRYTLRTAAGATALLRTVDGQPYLALSSSGDGRVLVGASPLTDAGGGLIRHALFVTTLLRMAETSRSSGPLYQVLGAERQLPLPGVPPAGEAGFTLSGPEGRTWVAETRRGAGGTELMLGGDDLQAGPYAVKQGSDTVAMIALVNDRAEASRDLMTVEELREQLAQRGLTAYRVLDAPQAGAVLSLNEVDGGTKLWPWFILLALLFLAIETFLIRTSP; encoded by the coding sequence ATGACCTTCCTGAACCCTTCCTTCCTGTGGGCGCTCACCGCCCTGGCCATCCCGGTCCTCATCCACCTCTTCCAGCTGCGCCGCTTCAAGCGGATCGACTTCACACACGTGCGGCTGCTGGAGGAGGTGACCCGCCGCACGCGCAGCATGCGGAAGGTGCGGCACTGGGCCGTGCTCACGGCGCGCTGCGCGGCGCTCTCCGCGCTCGTGCTGGCCTTCGCCCAACCCGTCCTCCGCGGAACGGGTGAGGGCGCCGTGGCTGGCCGACAGGCATTGAGCCTCTTCGTGGACGACAGCTACAGCATGGACGGACAGAACGCCGGGGGGCGCCTGCTCGACCAGGCCCGCAAGGCCGCCGGCGAGCTCATCGGCGCCCAGTCCGCCACCGACCGTTTCCAGGTGCTCACCAACAGCTACGAGGCGCGGCAGCAGGTGCTCGTGGGCCGCGATGACGCGCTGGAGGCCGTTTCCCGCGTGGAGACCGGTCCCTTTGCCCGCCCGCTCTCGCAGGTGCTGGCCCGCCAGCGCGAGGCCCTGGTGCGGAGCGACGAGCGGGGGCGCCGAAGGATCCTGCTCACCGACCTGCAGCGCCATGCGGTGGACCTCGACGCGTGGACGAACGACACGCTGATGCCCGTGCTCATCGTGCCGTTCCAACCCGGCGAAGCGGCCGACCTCAGCATCGATTCCGCCTGGTTCGAGGGCCCCGTGCGCCGCGCCGGTCGGCCCGAAGCGCTGCACGTCCGCATCACCAACCACGGCACCGCCGACCTCACCGACATCCCGGTGCGCCTTGCGGTGGATGGCAGCGTGCGGTCCCTGGGCACCTTCGCCGTCCGGGCGACCTCCGCGGTGGATACGGTGCTCCGCTTCACGCAACTGGGTGCCGGTCCGCACTGGGGCGAGCTCGCCATCCAGGACCCGCCCATCGTGTTCGATGACGTGCTGCCCATCGCGTATGCCGTGGTGGACCGGATCCGCGTGCTGCTCATCGGCGGCGCGCTGCCCGACGGCGATAAGGCGCTACAGGCCGTGTTCCGCAGCGACAGCAGCTACGTGGTCACCGCCGTCGACCTGCGCGCGGTGGAACCGGCGCAGGTGGAGGAGGCCGACCTGGTGGTGGTGAACGGCACCGCCGTTCCCGGTGGGTTGGCCCAACAACTGCGCGAGCGGGTGGCCGCCGGGGCCTCCGTGGCCCTGTTCCCCCCGAAGGAACCGCCGGTGGCCGATCACAACGCCCTGCTGGCCGCCTTGGGTGCAGGGCAGTTCGGCGCGCGGGATACGGCTTCCCTCGTCGTGGACCGCATCGACCTCGACCTGCCCTTCTACCGCGAGGTGTTCACCCACCTGCCGAGCAACGTGGACCTACCCGCCGTGCGGCTCCGGTACACCTTGCGCACCGCCGCCGGGGCCACGGCCCTGCTGCGCACGGTGGACGGGCAGCCCTACCTGGCCCTCTCCTCTTCCGGCGACGGCCGCGTGCTGGTGGGCGCCTCCCCGCTCACCGATGCAGGCGGCGGGCTCATCCGCCACGCGCTGTTCGTCACCACCCTCCTGCGCATGGCCGAGACCAGCCGCAGCTCGGGGCCCTTGTACCAGGTGCTGGGCGCCGAACGGCAGCTGCCGCTGCCCGGTGTACCGCCCGCCGGAGAGGCAGGGTTCACCCTCTCGGGACCAGAAGGCCGCACCTGGGTGGCCGAGACGCGTCGGGGTGCCGGAGGCACCGAACTGATGCTCGGGGGCGATGACCTGCAGGCCGGACCCTACGCGGTGAAGCAGGGCTCCGACACCGTGGCCATGATCGCCCTGGTGAACGACCGGGCAGAGGCCTCGCGGGACCTGATGACCGTGGAGGAGCTCCGCGAGCAGCTGGCCCAACGCGGGCTCACCGCCTACCGTGTGCTGGACGCTCCGCAAGCCGGCGCCGTGCTAAGTTTGAACGAAGTGGACGGCGGCACGAAGCTGTGGCCGTGGTTCATCCTGCTCGCCCTGCTTTTCCTTGCCATCGAGACCTTCCTGATCCGCACAAGCCCATGA
- a CDS encoding dihydroorotase, translating into MSRLLLRQVHVIDPGGPVHGQDVDVLVEDGRVTRIGQRLPKGDARELRRPGLHASPGWVDLRAHFREPGEETKEGVINGLDAAAAGGFTAVAVLPSTHPVIDDSSRVEHLLRRSEGHLVRLMPLGALSKGLQGQQLAELYDMHRAGAVAFTDDQEPLRNPRLLLLALQYAGVFGGTVITFPQDPELLGQGQMHEGPLSARLGMRGVAPLAEQVRLGRDIALLEYTASRLHAATISTAEGVALVRAAKSKGLAITASVAAHHLLLDDGCLRGFDTVYKVMPPLRDAVTIEALRDGVKDGTIDTIVSDHRPEDIEHKKVEFGQAAFGMGGIETAFAVANTALKGHMSLRRIIERFTHGPRKALGLPVQHIAEGSAADLTLFDPEESWTYEKAAAVSRADNSPFFGQQLTGRPLGIVRGGGHHWSPALQETAV; encoded by the coding sequence ATGAGCCGACTGCTGCTTCGCCAGGTGCACGTGATCGACCCCGGAGGCCCCGTCCACGGCCAGGATGTGGACGTGCTGGTGGAGGACGGCCGCGTGACGCGGATCGGGCAGCGGCTGCCGAAGGGCGATGCGCGCGAACTGCGCCGCCCGGGGTTGCATGCCTCCCCCGGATGGGTCGACCTGCGCGCCCACTTCCGCGAGCCGGGCGAAGAGACCAAGGAAGGGGTGATCAACGGGTTGGACGCCGCCGCCGCCGGGGGCTTCACCGCCGTGGCGGTGCTGCCCAGCACCCATCCGGTCATTGATGACAGCAGCCGGGTGGAGCACCTGCTGCGCAGGTCCGAGGGCCACCTCGTGCGCCTGATGCCGTTGGGTGCGCTGAGCAAAGGCCTGCAGGGGCAGCAGCTGGCCGAGCTCTACGACATGCACCGGGCCGGCGCGGTGGCCTTCACGGACGACCAGGAGCCGCTGCGCAACCCGCGGCTGCTGCTGCTCGCCCTGCAGTACGCCGGGGTCTTCGGCGGCACGGTGATCACTTTTCCACAGGACCCCGAGCTGCTGGGCCAGGGGCAGATGCACGAAGGCCCCCTCAGCGCGAGGCTGGGTATGCGGGGCGTGGCCCCCCTGGCCGAGCAGGTGCGGCTGGGCCGTGACATCGCCCTGCTGGAGTACACGGCCTCACGTCTGCATGCCGCCACCATCAGCACCGCCGAAGGAGTGGCGCTCGTGCGTGCGGCCAAGTCCAAGGGCTTGGCGATCACCGCCTCGGTGGCGGCGCACCACCTGCTGCTGGACGACGGCTGCCTGCGCGGCTTCGACACCGTGTACAAAGTGATGCCGCCCCTCCGCGACGCCGTCACCATCGAGGCCTTGCGCGACGGCGTGAAGGACGGTACCATCGACACCATCGTCAGCGATCACCGGCCGGAGGACATCGAGCACAAGAAGGTGGAGTTCGGGCAGGCCGCCTTCGGCATGGGCGGCATCGAGACCGCCTTCGCCGTGGCGAACACCGCGCTGAAGGGCCACATGAGCCTGCGGCGCATCATCGAACGCTTCACCCACGGGCCGCGCAAGGCGCTCGGGCTGCCGGTGCAGCACATCGCGGAAGGTTCAGCGGCCGACCTCACCCTCTTCGATCCGGAAGAAAGCTGGACCTACGAGAAGGCCGCTGCGGTGAGCCGGGCGGACAACTCCCCCTTCTTCGGCCAGCAGCTCACCGGCAGGCCGCTGGGCATCGTGCGGGGCGGGGGTCACCACTGGAGCCCCGCGCTGCAGGAGACCGCGGTTTAG